In the bacterium SCSIO 12741 genome, TTTGCCATGTCGAAGCGAAAAGTCAACTTTTACGACATGGCCACCTACTTCAAGCAAAAGGGGTGTAAAAACGCCCTGTATTTGGATGGTTTTGTTTCCCGAACCTACTTGCCTGCACAAAACTGGCTTCAAATGGATGGTCAGTTCGGTGTTATTATCGGAGTGGTCAAAGCGGAGTAGAAGCGACGCAAAGCGGACAATTACCCGTATTCCTTTAGAGATAACTTTTGCTTCAGAGTAGGGCTCTTTAGCTTTGAGAAAAAGCAAATTCATGTCTACTCATTCCTATACCCAAGTTGATCAGTATTTCCATTACCTGGCACAACTCTTAGCCCGGATAAATCGGACACTCATTCCTTCAAAGGCTGACGATAGCCACACCAATTTGGCCTTCGATTCCATAGGTGAGCGCCTCACTGGACGATGGGTGGAAAGTTCTGTTGCTGCCATTTTACCCACTCTGAAACTTCGATCCCTGGAGTTTCAATGGGTCAACGATCGAAATCAAGTCGTGCAAAGTCTGGCTTTGGAAGGAGAAACCGATTCTTCGGCATTGGAGAAAATGGCCAAGGGATTGGCTCAATTGGGATTGTCTACCGAAGGATTTATGGATCCAATGCACTATGAAATACCGGACTACTCTTTGAGCCATAAACCTTTTTCCCTACCTCAAGCATCGGAGCTTGATCTTTGGGTGGAATACCGACAGTTAGCCAACGAAGCCAGTACAAGCGTGTTGAATCATTGGCAAAAAAACGGTGAAGTCCGTATTTGGCCCCATCATTTTGATACCGGAATTTACTTAGAGCCAAATGGCACTTTGGGAATCGGTTTCGGCTGGGCGATGGAAGACGAGATGGTTGGTGAACCCTATTTTTATTTGGCTGGATATGGTTTAAAAGGGCCAATAGACTACGAAAACATCTCCAAACCGGGATTGGGAAGGTGGAATATTACCGAAAATTGGAAAGGGGCCGTTCTGCCGTTCTCCGAGCTAAGTGACAATAGATCTGAAACTTTGCGCCAATTTATCGCAAACGCTTTGTCAGCCTTGGACGACCGGGTGTAAAAAGTCGTTGAATGCACAAGGATTTAAAGCAATATTAACACCACTAAATGGCTTTTAATTCCCAACTTTGCACCCCAAAATTTTTATAAGTATGAACATCCACCCCTGGCACGATATAAGTGTAGGAGACAAGGCTCCAGATGTAATTAAAGGTATTATCGAAATTCCTAAAAACTACCGAGCCAAATACGAATTAGACAAGGACTCCGGAATGCTCATTCTGGATCGCGTTTTATACTCATCCATTAATTACCCGGCCAATTACGGTTTCATTCCTCAAACCTACTGTGATGATGGTGACCCACTTGATATCCTGGTAATCTCTCAAGTACAGATTGTACCTATGTGTATCGTTGAGGCCAAAGTTCTTGGCG is a window encoding:
- a CDS encoding inorganic diphosphatase yields the protein MNIHPWHDISVGDKAPDVIKGIIEIPKNYRAKYELDKDSGMLILDRVLYSSINYPANYGFIPQTYCDDGDPLDILVISQVQIVPMCIVEAKVLGVMRMLDNGEMDDKIIAVANNDISVNHYNDISELPPHHVRELRSFFEDYKKLEHKTVKVEEFQNREIALKVIEQSMQDYREKFAIKEEA